One Paralichthys olivaceus isolate ysfri-2021 chromosome 8, ASM2471397v2, whole genome shotgun sequence genomic region harbors:
- the pet117 gene encoding protein PET117 homolog, mitochondrial encodes MSRASKLVLGVSVVLTLSTVAAVHLNQAWDRQRLHEGVVRDLERWERKKENLRRLEEQKILSRHLKEERDRTPPTGEALSQVHSGNRRLSDGQQQ; translated from the exons ATGTCGAGAGCCTCTAAGCTGGTGCTCGGTGTCTCTGTGGTTCTGACGCTCAGCACCGTGGCCGCCGTTCACCTCAACCAGGCCTGGGACCGACAG CGGCTCCACGAAGGTGTCGTCAGGGACCTGGAGCGCtgggagaggaagaaggagaatcTGAGGAGGTTGGAGGAGCAGAAGATTCTGAGCAGACacctgaaggaggagagggacagaACTCCGCCCACAGGAGAAGCACTGAGCCAG GTGCATTCTGGGAACCGGAGGCTCAGTGATGGACAGCAGCAGTGA